Below is a genomic region from Cynocephalus volans isolate mCynVol1 chromosome 14, mCynVol1.pri, whole genome shotgun sequence.
gattacctaaataaaattcccattattgtttatgcaATAGTGGATTAgttaatcaaatttaaataattatacaatctaggataaaataaaacggAAACAATTTactcataaaattcatatgtaaatcatctttatttaaaaactagtatcctgagaattataattccatcaagcttcaatttgagcaaaaaaagtagGTAGTTccttaaactgaaaataaaagataagtcaaaactatttatgaagagagaccaaaaatatcatcaggtttcttgctgtggttctggatttcaggagcagacTCATTTGAGagcggaatcgaccctgaagggaactcacccctactttcagaaggtggggatggaggttcaaatccagctcttagaggaacataaggaggaaaacccctcagtgaaaagacatttctcattgcaaatggaggtggtggctggacggGGAAAACacctggtagaaaataatttcgaggagctccatacatgcttcctggaggaggtggaggaaaaggaggttctctcctcatgaatggacccctcatatccactggaaacaatggacctctgattgcaggaaaaggtggaggagcaaagccagggccagttgcttcactttcagcaggcacagatgaatgaggcacatttacattaccaaggtcgtctttggtatcatcgctactggattccgtttgtgaagactttggcccatccactttatccacagaaggcatattaaaacttttgagttctgctggtccagacggtccaccaggattagaatcaagtctgtcttccctttgtggaagaagagctggatcagaacatggttggcctggtggagggatcaccgtcctccggtgctgttcccgtggaggtgacaggaacccagatggaggtggtggccggacagggaaaacccttgctagaaaataatttcgaggagctccatacatgcttcctggaggaggtggaggaaaaggaggttctcttctcatgaatggacccctcatatccactggaaacaatggacctctgattgcaggaaaaggtggaggagcaaagccagggccagttgcttcactttcagcaggcacagatgaatgaggcacatttacattaccaaggtcgtctttggtatcatttctaccggattccgtttgtgaagactttggcccatccactttatccacagaaggcatattaaaacttctgagatctgctggtccagacggtccaccaggattagaatcgaATCCGTCTTgacttcgtggaagaagagctggatcagaacatggttggcctggtggagggatcaccatcctccggtgctgttcccgtggaggtgacaggaacccagatggaggtggtggccggacagggaaaacccttggtagaaaataatttcgaggagctccatacatgcttcctggaggaggtggaggaaaaggaggttctcttctcatgaatggacccctcatatccactggaaacaatggacctctgattgcaggaaaaggtggaggagcaaagccagggccagttgcttcactttcagcaggtccagatgaatgaggcacatttacattaccaaggtcgtctttggtatcatttctactggattccgtttgtgaagactgtggcccatccactttatccacagaaggcatattaaaacttttgagttctgctggtccagacggtccaccaggattagaatcaagtctgtcttccctttgtggaagaagagctggatcagaacatgggtggcctggtggagggatcaccaTCCTCTGGTGCTGTTCccatggaggtgacaggaacgcagaaggtgctccatgagaatcggttaacctatcacagcccgattctcctctttcattggtcatctgatggtccagagtattctctgggcctcttgagcctcttcctcctcctcgccctggagtcaaaggtgcgagtccgagtggagagagaaaagctctcgtttcggatgaaggtcgacccactggtgaggcaccacatggggaatgctctccgccaaatgctgtatTTGGAACATCAAGTGCAgaaggatcttttttgaaaagttcaaatttaaactctttttcagctaatttttctctcttgtaaacatttactttccttaaatacctgaggtgtctttcagcagtctcagctgccacccagctgccatgcgcttctttctcataggccgtcaactgcccttgataagaacgaacgcttctctccaattctcctTCCACATCTCCGGCTcgccttctgtaggtctccagttcctcagccgcatggctcatcttctcttctactttggaaagttcctcctccttctctaaccggtccttttcctctactattaatttcctgtggagtttcattccattttcttgatacagttcagtcattacttgaagtttctgccgaagcttctgattttcactttccaactgtgtgttttctgactgtaaagatgctcgTTCAGTCTGGAGATCTGTAATATGCTCTGtaagctcttcctttcttttatctacttcagacaactgagtgtaaatttggtttctttctccttctagggttttgaaagaagcatgtAACCTAGCagcgtgaatcagtttcttcaaagctccttctggtggatcatctaagcgagcaccattttgtgattcactcttcatctccaattccaagtcatcagccatcatgtcttctccaagcacagcagcccagtctgtcatcttgagcaagcgttcagtcagagacttgatgtgattttctttctcactcagaaCTTGTTCTGCGTGGACTCTGGAgtcttcaaatgttattttctgtttatgaagttcactcacttgttctttcaatacttccgcttcttgtaaaagctgtttctggctttcccgaagttgggaattttcattcaaggcatcttttattgccaccttcagacgttcttcattcatttgaaatattttgcagattagtttggcttcagctacttgtgactggatggatttcgattcatcttctagggactgtatcctttttgaaatatctgccaCCAATTcgtcttgctcacaatgtttagatttctgttcttttaattctattgctagagagactatttcatcctcaagtttagatttggacctGCTCAGCTttccataggttgcctccaagctttgtgcttctgttgactccttctcaaagctggcacccttcacagctgactctaagccttcatactcctcttgaacaacgctgagtttgtcaagtagtttacatttttcttcaattagtccagaaagcttttcagcaagtcttttctctcttcctacatacagccggcttctcaccgatcgaacacttctccacaaaaacaagagaatcaaaaatgcaGTAAGAGCcacacatgtcaccagttcccatggaaaaccagggcccggtctcaggtcttcaggccatgctgccacagtcctgcacagctctcccaggaccagccccaagtacggctgaggggcagccccgggcacctccatgccGCCGAGGCTGCTATGGCTGTGGCCGcggtagccacggcctggccaggccacaaccagcagctgagacagctctgcgttctgttgGGAACGCaaaccggccccggcgacagcgGCAGACACGGCACAGCCGGCCGtgcggggagccggggagcactggtgcccaccggcctcaggcgtcccccacgcacaccctggtaaccaggcccctttgtgacgtcacttccgccacgcggttccgagCCCGCCCCTGCACGAGCCTGTGACACGCGCTGTCCTCGCCACCCCCCACCTCGGCTCGGTTTCCGCCGGGCCACCTccggatttgaatccatgtttataacgtgtgatgatcaaatctgggtaatcagcgtactcatcactcaaatagttttcatttctttgtgttgggaaaatttaaagtcctctcttttagctatttgaaattatctaataaatgggtGCTGACTCTAGTCACCTTACAAAGCTATAGATCACTAGAAATGGTGCCTCCTATCGAGctgtaactttgtatctgtaacctctgcctttcacctccgccccctacccttcccagcctctagtaaccactattctgttttctacttctaggggatcaacttttcttttggcaattttttaaaggaaattttgtgattttaatttctttcagaagagcatccttccttagatatctgccaagaacaaaagtgttttctttggactaactttgccaaaatagccatagaatgtggcaatggaAAGAGCcatgagacactctgggcttcacctGGCCCAACTCTCTCTTTATAGGTAATGGaacaaaggtctacagtaagtacACTACCTGTCCAGGgttgtttagctatttagtggcagaagagtGTCATATTTCGAGCTCTGCtgaatgtcagtgaaatgctctttgtttaaaaaaaaaacttcacagaggaatattttatatatcacgtaatccacccatttcaggtatgcaattcactgagttctagtaagtttatcaagttgtgcagccatcaccacaaatcagttttagaacattttcaccacaccaataagatctcctgtacccagttattttttctttcaaatttgattggttatgaatattcatgggatacaaagctgattgtcaccgttcatgcccaagctgtgatggccagattcatactgaccgCATgcccgttacatttattgtatcgcATTtaatgactttcatatgttgaaccatccttgtatccctgggatgaatcccacttcaggtgcctgaaacctctgccaagtttccctttttggtgcccatcggagctagcctgtgccactggttcccatggaaacagatccctgagacacctCCTGCCTTGCAGCATGGacaaagcacttgctcgccctttccttttttttttt
It encodes:
- the LOC134362740 gene encoding melanoma inhibitory activity protein 2-like, with product MEVPGAAPQPYLGLVLGELCRTVAAWPEDLRPGPGFPWELVTCVALTAFLILLFLWRSVRSVRSRLYVGREKRLAEKLSGLIEEKCKLLDKLSVVQEEYEGLESAVKGASFEKESTEAQSLEATYGKLSRSKSKLEDEIVSLAIELKEQKSKHCEQDELVADISKRIQSLEDESKSIQSQVAEAKLICKIFQMNEERLKVAIKDALNENSQLRESQKQLLQEAEVLKEQVSELHKQKITFEDSRVHAEQVLSEKENHIKSLTERLLKMTDWAAVLGEDMMADDLELEMKSESQN